The DNA region GCTACAGCCTTGATATCCGTTGTAGGTGCAAATTATGGTGCTAAAAAGTATGATGAGATTTTGGTTGCTCATAGATATTCCATGAAAATAGCTATTCTATTTGGTTTTATAGCTGCTATGGTCGTTTATCTATTTGCTCCTCAGATAGTTTCAGTCTTTGCATACACAGGTACAAGCACAAGATTGACTCCACCGCTAATTGCATTCCTATCAGTGATAGTAATTTATTTCCCAACAATGGGTTATGGATGCACATCAACATTTGTTTTCCAAGGAACTGGAAATGGTATAACTGCAATGTTTCAGACAATCTTAAGGGAAACTGTTTTCACTCTTGCATTTGCTATACTTTTAGCTATTGTATTGGGCTATGGAGAATATGGTGCTTGGTGGGGAATAATCCTTGGTGAGATTGTTGTAAATACAATAACAATGGTCTGGGCAGATTTGCATATTAAAAGATTGATTAAATCCAATAAGGAGTAATTCTGGAAGATCATATCTTCACAAAATATTTTATTTTTTTCAATGTTTCATCAATGCTCTCCTTGAAAGGAACATATCTCTCTTTAATGTCTGGAGAAACATAATTGTCAAGTTCATCTTCAGGAACCAAATAATAATTTCCATTATGTTGCACTGTCAATTCTGTGTGGCTTCTGTTGAATCTCACAAGATTGACATTTTCATTTGATTTCACTAAATCATCGAATGGGAAACGAATTATAATTGGAGTGTTAAACCCTATTCCGAATTCCAAAAGGAGCAATTTTCCATTCAGTGCCTTTTGTCTAAAATCGATGTAATTCCTGTTCTGTTCATGCCACTCTTCATCCTCTACAAAGAAACTGTCTTTTCTTAAGTTCAAATCCATTTCCTCTCCGCAAACTGGGCATATTGGAACAAGTTCGCTTGGTATTTTCAAGTCCCCATCAGTCTTTTCCATCATTTCCAAAATCAATTCCTCATCATCATATAGTTTATTGTGGCATGCTTTTGAGCATTGTATTTTGCTGTATGTTCCCTGTGCTCTAAAGAATCTATCCTTGTCAAATCCGGATTTCAGGAATTGGTCATCAGTATTTGTTGTTATCACGAAATAATTCTTATCTTTCACTATGCTGAAGAGTTTTTTATAAAGATCGGTTCCATCCATTCCAATATTGTTTACATAAACGTGCTTTGCAAAATATGCCCATCTTTCCTCTGGGCTTTTAAATG from Methanobrevibacter ruminantium includes:
- a CDS encoding SIR2 family NAD-dependent protein deacylase gives rise to the protein MEDYYKRVEKLKELIDDSDYILIGAGAGLSTAAGVEYAGKRFTDNFLEFIEKYGFQDMYTSMFYPFKSPEERWAYFAKHVYVNNIGMDGTDLYKKLFSIVKDKNYFVITTNTDDQFLKSGFDKDRFFRAQGTYSKIQCSKACHNKLYDDEELILEMMEKTDGDLKIPSELVPICPVCGEEMDLNLRKDSFFVEDEEWHEQNRNYIDFRQKALNGKLLLLEFGIGFNTPIIIRFPFDDLVKSNENVNLVRFNRSHTELTVQHNGNYYLVPEDELDNYVSPDIKERYVPFKESIDETLKKIKYFVKI